From one Macaca nemestrina isolate mMacNem1 chromosome 5, mMacNem.hap1, whole genome shotgun sequence genomic stretch:
- the LOC105492062 gene encoding actin-binding protein WASF1 isoform X1: MPLVKRNIDPRHLCHTALPRGIKNELECVTNISLANIIRQLSSLSKYAEDIFGELFNEAHSFSFRVNSLQERVDRLSVSVTQLDPKEEELSLQDITMRKAFRSSTIQDQQLFDRKTLPIPLQETYDVCEQPPPLNILTPYRDDGKEGLKFYTNPSYFFDLWKEKMLQDTEDKRKEKRKQKQKNLDRPHEPEKVPRAPHDRRREWQKLAQGPELAEDDANLLHKHIEVANGPASHFETRPQTYVDHMDGSYSLSALPFSQMSELLTRAEERVLVRPHEPPPPPPMHGAGDAKPIPTCISSATGLIENRPQSPATGRTPVFVSPTPPPPPPPLPSALSTSSLRASMTSTPPPPVPPPPPPPTTALQAPAVPPPPAPLQIAPGVLHPAPPPIAPPLVQPSPPVARAAPVCETVPVHPLPQGEVQGLPPPPPPPPLPPPGIRPSSPVTVTALAHPPSGLHPTPSTAPGPHVPLMPPSPPSQVIPASEPKRHPSTLPVISDARSVLLEAIRKGIQLRKVEEQREQEAKHERIENDVATILSRRIAVEYSDSEDDSEFDEVDWLE, translated from the exons ATGCCACTAGTGAAAAGAAACATCGATCCTAGGCACTTGTGCCACACAGCACTGCCTAGAGGCATTAAGAATGAACTGGAATGTGTAACCAATATTTCCTTGGCAAATATAATTAGACAACTAAGTAGCCTAA GTAAATATGCTGAAGATATATTTGGAGAATTATTCAATGAAGCACATAGTTTTTCCTTCAGAGTCAACTCATTGCAAGAACGTGTGGACCGTTTATCCGTTAGTGTTACACAGCTTGATCCAAAGGAAGAAGAAT TGTCTTTGCAAGATATAACAATGAGGAAAGCTTTCCGAAGTTCTACAATTCAAGACCAGCAGCTTTTTGATCGCAAGACTTTGCCTATTCCATTACAGGAGACGTACGATGTTTGTGaacagcctccacctctcaataTACTCACTCCTTATAG AGATGATGGTAAAGAAGGTCTGAAGTTTTATACCAATCCTTCATATTTCTTTGatctatggaaagaaaaaatgttgcaAGATACAGAGgataagaggaaggaaaagaggaagcagaAG CAGAAAAATCTAGATCGTCCTCATGAACCAGAAAAAGTGCCAAGAGCACCTCATGACAGGCGGCGAGAATGGCAGAAGCTGGCCCAAGGTCCAGAGCTGGCTGAAGATGATGCTAATCTCTTACATAAGCATATTGAAGTTGCTAATGGTCCAGCCTCTCATTTTGAAACAAG ACCTCAGACATACGTGGATCATATGGATGGATCGTACTCACTTTCTGCCTTGCCATTTAGTCAGATGAGTGAGCTTCTGACTAGAGCTGAGGAAAGGGTATTAGTCAGACCACATGAACCACCTCCGCCTCCACCAATGCATGGAGCAGGAGATGCGAAACCGATACCCACCTGTATCAG TTCTGCTACAGGTTTGATAGAAAATCGCCCTCAGTCACCGGCTACAGGCAGAACACCTGTGTTTGTGAGCCCCActcccccacctcctccaccACCTCTTCCATCTGCCTTGTCAACTTCCTCATTAAGAGCTTCAATGACTTCAACTCCTCCCCCTCCAGTgcctcccccacctccacctccaaccACTGCTTTGCAAGCTCCAGCAGTACCACCACCTCCAGCTCCTCTTCAGATTGCCCCTGGAGTTCTTCACCCAGCTCCTCCTCCAATTGCACCTCCTCTAGTACAGCCCTCTCCACCAGTAGCTAGAGCTGCCCCAGTATGTGAAACTGTACCAGTTCATCCACTCCCACAAGGTGAAGTTCAGGGGctgcctccacccccaccaccgCCTCCTCTGCCTCCACCTGGCATTCGACCATCATCACCTGTCACAGTTACAGCTCTTGCTCATCCTCCCTCTGGGCTACATCCAACTCCATCTACTGCCCCAGGTCCCCATGTTCCATTAATGCCTCCATCTCCTCCATCACAAGTTATACCTGCTTCTGAGCCAAAGCGCCATCCATCAACCCTACCTGTAATCAGTGATGCCAGGAGTGTGCTACTGGAAGCAATACGAAAAG
- the LOC105492062 gene encoding actin-binding protein WASF1 isoform X2, with protein MPLVKRNIDPRHLCHTALPRGIKNELECVTNISLANIIRQLSSLSKYAEDIFGELFNEAHSFSFRVNSLQERVDRLSVSVTQLDPKEEELSLQDITMRKAFRSSTIQDQQLFDRKTLPIPLQETYDVCEQPPPLNILTPYRDDGKEGLKFYTNPSYFFDLWKEKMLQDTEDKRKEKRKQKKNLDRPHEPEKVPRAPHDRRREWQKLAQGPELAEDDANLLHKHIEVANGPASHFETRPQTYVDHMDGSYSLSALPFSQMSELLTRAEERVLVRPHEPPPPPPMHGAGDAKPIPTCISSATGLIENRPQSPATGRTPVFVSPTPPPPPPPLPSALSTSSLRASMTSTPPPPVPPPPPPPTTALQAPAVPPPPAPLQIAPGVLHPAPPPIAPPLVQPSPPVARAAPVCETVPVHPLPQGEVQGLPPPPPPPPLPPPGIRPSSPVTVTALAHPPSGLHPTPSTAPGPHVPLMPPSPPSQVIPASEPKRHPSTLPVISDARSVLLEAIRKGIQLRKVEEQREQEAKHERIENDVATILSRRIAVEYSDSEDDSEFDEVDWLE; from the exons ATGCCACTAGTGAAAAGAAACATCGATCCTAGGCACTTGTGCCACACAGCACTGCCTAGAGGCATTAAGAATGAACTGGAATGTGTAACCAATATTTCCTTGGCAAATATAATTAGACAACTAAGTAGCCTAA GTAAATATGCTGAAGATATATTTGGAGAATTATTCAATGAAGCACATAGTTTTTCCTTCAGAGTCAACTCATTGCAAGAACGTGTGGACCGTTTATCCGTTAGTGTTACACAGCTTGATCCAAAGGAAGAAGAAT TGTCTTTGCAAGATATAACAATGAGGAAAGCTTTCCGAAGTTCTACAATTCAAGACCAGCAGCTTTTTGATCGCAAGACTTTGCCTATTCCATTACAGGAGACGTACGATGTTTGTGaacagcctccacctctcaataTACTCACTCCTTATAG AGATGATGGTAAAGAAGGTCTGAAGTTTTATACCAATCCTTCATATTTCTTTGatctatggaaagaaaaaatgttgcaAGATACAGAGgataagaggaaggaaaagaggaagcagaAG AAAAATCTAGATCGTCCTCATGAACCAGAAAAAGTGCCAAGAGCACCTCATGACAGGCGGCGAGAATGGCAGAAGCTGGCCCAAGGTCCAGAGCTGGCTGAAGATGATGCTAATCTCTTACATAAGCATATTGAAGTTGCTAATGGTCCAGCCTCTCATTTTGAAACAAG ACCTCAGACATACGTGGATCATATGGATGGATCGTACTCACTTTCTGCCTTGCCATTTAGTCAGATGAGTGAGCTTCTGACTAGAGCTGAGGAAAGGGTATTAGTCAGACCACATGAACCACCTCCGCCTCCACCAATGCATGGAGCAGGAGATGCGAAACCGATACCCACCTGTATCAG TTCTGCTACAGGTTTGATAGAAAATCGCCCTCAGTCACCGGCTACAGGCAGAACACCTGTGTTTGTGAGCCCCActcccccacctcctccaccACCTCTTCCATCTGCCTTGTCAACTTCCTCATTAAGAGCTTCAATGACTTCAACTCCTCCCCCTCCAGTgcctcccccacctccacctccaaccACTGCTTTGCAAGCTCCAGCAGTACCACCACCTCCAGCTCCTCTTCAGATTGCCCCTGGAGTTCTTCACCCAGCTCCTCCTCCAATTGCACCTCCTCTAGTACAGCCCTCTCCACCAGTAGCTAGAGCTGCCCCAGTATGTGAAACTGTACCAGTTCATCCACTCCCACAAGGTGAAGTTCAGGGGctgcctccacccccaccaccgCCTCCTCTGCCTCCACCTGGCATTCGACCATCATCACCTGTCACAGTTACAGCTCTTGCTCATCCTCCCTCTGGGCTACATCCAACTCCATCTACTGCCCCAGGTCCCCATGTTCCATTAATGCCTCCATCTCCTCCATCACAAGTTATACCTGCTTCTGAGCCAAAGCGCCATCCATCAACCCTACCTGTAATCAGTGATGCCAGGAGTGTGCTACTGGAAGCAATACGAAAAG